Proteins encoded in a region of the Kosmotoga arenicorallina S304 genome:
- a CDS encoding ABC transporter substrate-binding protein encodes MKKLFVVFLLLALVATLGLAKVQIQFWHAMGGWRIDFLAQQAEKFNATHPDIEVQVQYTGSYRDTLNKLIAAVQAGTAPHVVQVFDVGTQIMVDGGIAVPVGDLMAKDPTFDLGNFLPQVLSYYRVNGKLYSMPFNSSNAILYYNKTLFKEAGLDPNNPPRTFEEFKDAARKITKYYQGNVVGFGFNLHSWFFEQLMAAQSAPMCDNNNGRTGRPTKALFNNEAGLKIFEWLNDMKREGTMIETKVEDWTGARNLFISQKAAMLLSSTSDVALMMSASKENGFEFGTAFLPTPADAPAGGAVIGGGSLWIIGGHPDIETQAAWEFVKFMADTEQQIEWHQATGYFPVRKDAVEQLLFSGYYAQYPDHLTALMQLLLSEQNYNARGAIIGAYPEIRTAIEQNLEKMFGGELTPAEALKKAEEAATRAIKEYNEVY; translated from the coding sequence ATGAAAAAGCTTTTTGTGGTGTTCCTGCTTCTTGCCCTTGTTGCAACCCTCGGTTTAGCTAAGGTCCAGATACAGTTCTGGCATGCCATGGGGGGATGGAGAATCGACTTTTTAGCCCAGCAAGCTGAGAAGTTTAACGCAACCCATCCAGATATAGAAGTACAGGTGCAATATACCGGTAGTTACCGTGATACACTGAACAAGCTGATAGCCGCAGTGCAGGCGGGTACAGCACCTCATGTTGTGCAGGTCTTTGATGTTGGGACCCAGATAATGGTCGATGGTGGTATCGCGGTGCCAGTGGGTGACCTCATGGCAAAGGATCCAACTTTTGATCTTGGAAATTTCCTTCCTCAGGTACTCAGCTATTATCGTGTGAACGGAAAGCTTTACTCAATGCCTTTCAATTCTTCAAACGCTATTCTTTATTACAACAAGACTCTTTTCAAGGAAGCCGGTCTTGATCCAAACAATCCTCCAAGAACCTTTGAAGAATTCAAAGATGCTGCTAGAAAGATCACAAAATACTATCAGGGAAATGTTGTGGGATTTGGGTTTAACCTGCATTCCTGGTTCTTTGAACAGCTGATGGCCGCACAGTCTGCACCAATGTGTGATAACAACAACGGTAGAACAGGAAGACCTACAAAAGCCCTTTTCAACAACGAAGCAGGCCTAAAAATCTTTGAATGGTTGAATGATATGAAAAGGGAAGGTACAATGATTGAAACTAAAGTAGAAGACTGGACTGGTGCAAGAAACCTGTTCATTTCTCAAAAAGCCGCTATGCTCCTTTCTTCTACTTCTGACGTTGCACTTATGATGAGTGCATCAAAAGAGAACGGTTTTGAGTTCGGTACAGCTTTCCTTCCGACTCCCGCTGATGCTCCAGCTGGTGGTGCAGTTATCGGTGGTGGAAGCCTCTGGATTATCGGTGGACACCCTGATATTGAAACCCAGGCTGCCTGGGAATTCGTAAAATTCATGGCTGACACGGAACAGCAAATCGAATGGCATCAAGCGACGGGTTACTTCCCCGTTAGGAAAGATGCTGTTGAACAGCTCCTCTTCTCAGGGTATTACGCTCAGTACCCCGATCATCTGACAGCGCTCATGCAGCTCCTGCTTTCCGAGCAGAATTACAATGCACGCGGAGCGATAATCGGAGCTTACCCTGAAATAAGGACTGCCATTGAACAAAATCTCGAAAAAATGTTTGGTGGCGAGTTAACACCCGCCGAAGCTCTTAAAAAGGCTGAAGAAGCCGCTACAAGAGCAATTAAAGAATACAACGAAGTTTATTGA
- a CDS encoding ABC transporter permease: MRKTVILITNELRMIFRSRSIWIFFLLLPLTLVFFTGVFNINKSLYVLRLGIVNEDNTFLGIFFIRYATSMIKEENIYVFKTREEAEKQLRNLDGYFVIPRGFANDLLFQKPSKLIFIPNPNALQSGIAIYQVLSNVLNEFKALPVIADPDFMKNVTVDPNYEAPEIVVEGVEGDRFNFKEYLFPLILALSLLLTTGIGLSWSIHEDRRTEIVDFLMLANTKAFQFLFSKIVSFLIVGTFEFLFFLLFGLLFGYEGLTDVFENVLLFLVLTLVFIAMSTFLASLTKTSRGSQFIVTGTSIALILVSGIIIPKSMFPEWLRKFVEYFPITALLSEIQKISLIPGDSVTIIGLLISNSILTIGFVFLSVTAFRYRSDSLSAM; this comes from the coding sequence ATGAGAAAAACTGTTATTCTAATAACCAATGAACTTAGAATGATTTTCAGGTCACGGAGTATATGGATTTTTTTTCTCCTCCTTCCGCTGACATTGGTTTTCTTTACCGGCGTATTTAACATAAATAAGAGCTTATATGTGCTTCGTTTAGGTATCGTAAATGAAGACAATACATTTCTTGGAATATTTTTTATAAGATATGCCACTTCCATGATCAAAGAGGAAAATATATATGTCTTCAAAACAAGAGAAGAAGCTGAAAAGCAACTAAGAAACCTTGATGGTTACTTTGTCATACCAAGAGGATTTGCAAATGACCTCCTTTTCCAGAAACCTTCAAAATTGATTTTCATCCCGAACCCCAACGCACTTCAATCGGGGATAGCGATTTATCAGGTGCTCAGCAATGTTCTCAACGAGTTTAAAGCCCTTCCAGTTATAGCTGATCCGGATTTTATGAAAAATGTGACGGTGGATCCGAACTACGAAGCACCTGAGATAGTTGTAGAAGGTGTAGAAGGCGATAGATTTAATTTCAAGGAGTATCTCTTCCCGCTTATATTGGCATTGAGTCTGTTGCTCACAACAGGAATTGGCTTAAGCTGGTCAATACACGAAGACAGAAGAACAGAGATCGTTGACTTCTTGATGCTTGCCAACACGAAGGCTTTTCAATTTCTATTTTCAAAGATCGTGAGCTTCCTTATTGTTGGAACTTTTGAATTCCTCTTTTTTCTACTCTTTGGACTGCTTTTTGGCTATGAAGGTTTAACCGATGTCTTTGAAAACGTTCTTCTTTTTCTAGTGCTTACGCTTGTATTCATTGCTATGAGTACATTTCTGGCAAGTCTAACAAAAACTTCCAGGGGAAGCCAGTTTATTGTAACCGGAACTTCAATCGCACTCATACTCGTTAGCGGCATAATCATTCCAAAATCCATGTTTCCAGAATGGCTCAGAAAATTTGTCGAATATTTTCCTATAACGGCTCTGTTAAGCGAAATTCAAAAGATATCCCTGATACCCGGCGACTCAGTGACAATCATCGGGCTACTGATCTCAAATTCTATACTTACAATAGGATTTGTGTTCTTAAGCGTAACTGCCTTCAGATATAGGTCAGATAGTTTATCTGCTATGTGA
- a CDS encoding carbohydrate ABC transporter permease produces MRRIYPYLLLIPTFVIIVLFIYYPAGSALRLSLFKTSPFGNKTIYVGLRNFQQLMEDPDYLYAVRFTLIYVAVSVSITIFLAFIIAYMLTRGVPGTRLYRTFLFAPYAVSPAIAGTLWTFLLNPVVGHVNYFFMQVFGIQVHWLTSKPYAFYALIFATVWKMLPFDMIFYIASIQDVSLDIIEASTLDGASTMTRVWRIIFPLVSPITFYLVIMNMVTTMFSSFAIVDVMTSGGPGGYTTNMIYKLYLDAFTFQKRGPAAAESMIMFAIMLVVTIIYFRFAERKVHYQ; encoded by the coding sequence ATGAGGAGGATCTACCCCTATCTCTTGCTTATACCTACCTTTGTAATAATTGTGCTTTTTATATATTATCCAGCTGGAAGTGCACTAAGGCTGAGCTTGTTTAAGACGTCACCCTTTGGGAATAAGACTATTTATGTTGGTTTGAGAAATTTTCAGCAGCTCATGGAAGACCCTGATTATTTGTACGCCGTTAGATTTACTTTGATCTATGTGGCGGTGAGCGTAAGCATCACGATCTTTCTGGCTTTTATCATTGCTTATATGCTTACCAGGGGGGTTCCGGGAACACGGCTCTATCGTACTTTTCTATTTGCCCCTTATGCAGTTTCGCCCGCAATAGCGGGAACGCTCTGGACTTTTCTTTTGAATCCGGTGGTCGGCCATGTCAACTACTTCTTCATGCAAGTATTCGGTATACAGGTACATTGGTTAACTTCTAAACCTTACGCTTTTTATGCTTTGATTTTTGCCACTGTATGGAAAATGTTGCCCTTTGATATGATATTTTACATTGCGAGCATACAAGACGTATCTCTTGACATAATTGAAGCATCAACACTGGATGGAGCCAGTACCATGACCCGTGTATGGAGGATCATATTTCCCCTTGTTTCTCCAATAACTTTCTATTTGGTTATTATGAACATGGTCACTACGATGTTCTCATCTTTCGCGATAGTAGATGTGATGACATCCGGAGGGCCAGGCGGTTACACCACAAATATGATCTACAAGCTATACCTTGATGCTTTCACTTTCCAGAAACGGGGCCCGGCTGCTGCAGAAAGTATGATCATGTTCGCGATAATGCTTGTTGTAACTATAATCTATTTCCGCTTTGCGGAGAGAAAAGTTCACTATCAGTGA
- a CDS encoding carbohydrate ABC transporter permease, with protein sequence MPTERSRKKLILIDKSISYTLMILLAAFFLFPLIYMISTSLNPDELDILKRMGSIKAFIPSPASLKNYSDVFARMPFLRFIFNSLLIVSSTVIAGLFVNSMMAFGLARFTFKGRKLLVSVIVALMIIPFETIAVPLLLMTNRFGWLDSYHVQIIPFIANPFYIFLFYQFFIGFPKALEEAALIDGASWFKIYWKIAMPLSKPILASVAILHFLMQWGFFLWPLMVTRGPEYRPLPVAMQVFFGQYPRDWGDIMAFATMMTAPILILFVVLQGQYVKSVSQTGIK encoded by the coding sequence GTGCCCACTGAAAGGAGCAGAAAAAAACTAATTCTTATAGATAAAAGCATAAGCTATACCCTGATGATATTATTGGCTGCGTTCTTTCTTTTTCCGTTGATCTATATGATCTCAACCTCTCTGAATCCCGATGAGCTTGATATCCTGAAAAGAATGGGTTCGATAAAAGCCTTTATCCCTTCTCCAGCTTCACTCAAAAATTATAGCGATGTATTCGCACGAATGCCCTTTTTGAGGTTTATATTCAATTCGTTGCTCATAGTTTCTTCAACGGTTATAGCTGGATTATTTGTAAACAGCATGATGGCCTTCGGACTGGCGAGATTTACTTTTAAGGGGAGGAAGCTTCTGGTTTCGGTAATCGTGGCTTTGATGATTATCCCCTTTGAAACAATAGCTGTTCCCTTGCTGCTCATGACAAATAGGTTTGGATGGCTGGATTCTTATCATGTTCAAATAATACCCTTTATTGCTAATCCCTTTTACATATTTCTCTTTTATCAGTTCTTCATAGGCTTTCCCAAGGCACTTGAAGAAGCCGCCCTTATAGATGGAGCAAGTTGGTTCAAGATATATTGGAAAATAGCCATGCCTTTATCTAAGCCCATACTTGCCAGCGTTGCCATTCTTCATTTTTTGATGCAGTGGGGATTTTTTCTCTGGCCGCTGATGGTTACAAGAGGGCCTGAATACAGGCCCCTCCCTGTAGCTATGCAGGTGTTTTTTGGTCAATATCCCAGAGATTGGGGAGATATAATGGCCTTCGCGACGATGATGACAGCTCCTATACTGATATTGTTTGTTGTGCTTCAGGGGCAATATGTGAAAAGTGTTTCCCAAACAGGCATTAAATGA
- a CDS encoding carbohydrate ABC transporter permease — translation MTRSTKKLLNTILIEIVLITISFIFIMPIILAITMSLQPPEGVFSFPPKFFPSSFHWKNYVDAFNTVPFGRLILNSLLIATMITAGKIFTGTLAGYAFANFKFRGRNFAFSFLFATLFLPAETIMILPLFNLMNKFGWVNTYWAMTIPFMASATNTFLFRQHFMTIPSSLEDSARIDGAGPMTYFVKILLPLSKAIIGGATIINFVYAWNMYLWPLIITMEDNMKTVQIGVRMLISAESANNWGIIMAGTMIAVLPTLLLFFTLQDLFVRSLVRSGIKE, via the coding sequence ATGACTCGGTCTACCAAAAAACTTTTGAATACAATTCTTATTGAAATAGTGCTCATTACGATTTCCTTTATCTTTATCATGCCCATCATTCTGGCAATCACCATGAGCCTTCAACCACCAGAGGGCGTGTTTTCATTTCCGCCCAAGTTTTTTCCATCGTCATTCCACTGGAAAAATTATGTTGATGCTTTCAATACGGTTCCTTTTGGAAGGCTTATACTGAACAGTCTGCTGATTGCCACTATGATAACTGCTGGCAAGATCTTTACGGGTACTCTCGCAGGTTATGCCTTTGCGAATTTCAAATTCCGCGGGAGAAATTTCGCCTTTTCCTTTCTCTTCGCCACGCTCTTTCTTCCTGCTGAAACGATCATGATCCTCCCTCTTTTCAACCTTATGAACAAATTCGGCTGGGTTAACACTTATTGGGCGATGACTATTCCCTTTATGGCGAGCGCCACCAACACATTTCTATTCAGACAGCATTTCATGACAATACCCTCTTCTCTTGAAGATTCCGCACGCATTGACGGTGCTGGTCCTATGACTTATTTTGTGAAGATACTGCTTCCGCTTTCAAAGGCGATTATTGGAGGAGCGACAATTATCAATTTTGTATATGCCTGGAACATGTATCTGTGGCCACTTATAATTACAATGGAAGACAACATGAAAACAGTGCAAATAGGTGTAAGGATGCTTATATCTGCGGAATCCGCTAACAACTGGGGAATAATCATGGCTGGAACAATGATAGCTGTGCTTCCAACGCTTTTGCTCTTTTTCACTTTGCAGGATCTTTTTGTTAGAAGCCTGGTGCGTTCCGGAATAAAAGAATAA
- a CDS encoding ABC transporter substrate-binding protein translates to MKRFMVFLVIVLLLALSVTALGKIQVKLWFHSGRGSERDVINDQVKRFNAMQDEIEIIAVQLPEGSYNDQVQAAALANGLPDILDLDGPYVSNYAWAGYLLPLDEFMTSELRSDFLPSIISQGLYNGRIYALGTFDSGLAIWANKKYLDKIGARIPKSVDDAWTFEEFMDILRKLKELPEIKFPLDMKINYGVGEWYTYGFSPIFQAFGADLIDRSDYMSADGILNGPEALAAAAWFQALFAQGFVNPNPPGDNEFIEGKSALSWVGHWVYNQYKEALGDDLVLVPMPKFFKQATGMGSWAWSITTNSKHPEAAWKFLEFILRPEEILNMTNANGAVPSRKSAIAISPLYGEGGPLNIFVQQLETIAVPRPVTPAYPTITAAFAKALDNIINGSDIRKELDRAVKEINEDIEYNEGYPVY, encoded by the coding sequence ATGAAAAGGTTTATGGTGTTTCTGGTGATAGTGTTGTTATTAGCGCTTTCTGTAACAGCTTTAGGTAAGATCCAGGTGAAATTGTGGTTCCATTCAGGACGTGGCTCAGAAAGGGATGTAATAAACGACCAGGTAAAGAGATTTAATGCTATGCAGGACGAGATAGAAATTATTGCCGTTCAGCTCCCTGAAGGAAGCTACAATGACCAGGTACAGGCAGCTGCTCTGGCGAATGGGCTCCCCGACATCCTTGACCTTGATGGGCCATATGTTTCCAACTATGCTTGGGCTGGATACCTGCTTCCACTTGATGAATTTATGACCTCTGAGCTAAGAAGCGATTTTCTCCCATCGATAATTTCTCAAGGGCTTTACAACGGAAGAATTTATGCTCTTGGGACATTTGATTCTGGGCTCGCAATTTGGGCAAACAAGAAATATCTTGACAAAATTGGCGCGAGGATTCCAAAGAGCGTCGATGATGCGTGGACCTTTGAAGAATTCATGGACATTCTGAGAAAGCTGAAGGAACTCCCGGAAATAAAATTCCCGCTTGATATGAAAATCAACTATGGTGTTGGTGAATGGTACACTTATGGATTCTCTCCTATTTTCCAGGCTTTTGGTGCTGATCTGATTGATCGCAGTGACTACATGTCCGCTGATGGTATCCTCAACGGGCCAGAAGCCCTTGCAGCAGCCGCATGGTTCCAGGCGCTCTTTGCGCAGGGCTTTGTTAATCCCAATCCCCCGGGTGACAACGAATTCATCGAAGGAAAATCTGCTCTATCCTGGGTTGGGCATTGGGTCTATAACCAATACAAAGAAGCTCTTGGAGATGATTTAGTCCTCGTTCCTATGCCGAAGTTCTTTAAACAGGCTACAGGTATGGGTTCCTGGGCATGGAGCATAACAACAAACAGCAAACACCCGGAAGCTGCCTGGAAGTTCCTGGAATTCATCCTCAGACCCGAAGAAATATTGAACATGACAAATGCAAATGGTGCTGTTCCTTCCAGAAAGAGCGCAATTGCAATTTCTCCGCTTTATGGAGAAGGCGGTCCTTTGAACATCTTTGTTCAGCAGCTTGAAACTATTGCTGTGCCAAGACCTGTTACACCTGCTTACCCAACCATCACGGCTGCTTTTGCGAAAGCTCTTGACAATATTATTAATGGCTCCGATATTAGAAAGGAGCTCGACAGGGCTGTAAAGGAAATAAACGAAGATATCGAATACAACGAAGGGTATCCTGTTTACTGA
- a CDS encoding glycosyltransferase, which produces MKIAFLNPQGNFDPLDSYWTDHPDFGGQLVYVKELAIAMASLGVDVDIVTRRIADKRWPEFSTPFDYYDGIDRVRIVRISFGGNDFLPKEKLWKHIKDYVRGIKALYEREGSFPDFFTGHYADGGLSAAMLTHDLKIPFSFTAHSLGAQKMDKLGVSRENFREIDRIYRFSYRIPAERISMKYSVVNFVSTSQERFDQYSHQLYKNWVDVYDDSKFAIANPGVNTRIFNPMASELDHEIADRYNFVVSSYAPSRIENPVIVSSSRLDRKKNVTGLLKAFLSDRELNEKANLLIVVKGVSNAYNESSKVSGESGKILRELIKIVDSYHARDRVFFMDISSQKELAALYRMASSKIGLFAIVSLYEPFGLAPLEAMACGLPAVTTKNGGPSEFMVKSGNKYGILVDPEDIIDIARGLKKLIFDKALNRELSKKIVAYVEKNYSWRATALTYLKVIEEKRGFTHEVPEIPAFFLGRSDPPSLL; this is translated from the coding sequence ATGAAAATAGCTTTTCTAAATCCTCAGGGCAATTTTGATCCACTTGATAGTTATTGGACTGACCATCCAGATTTTGGAGGCCAGTTGGTTTATGTCAAAGAGCTCGCCATCGCGATGGCTTCTCTTGGAGTTGATGTAGATATTGTAACAAGGAGAATTGCGGACAAACGCTGGCCAGAATTTTCTACGCCTTTTGATTATTACGACGGCATTGACAGAGTCAGAATAGTGCGAATTAGTTTTGGCGGAAATGATTTTTTGCCAAAAGAAAAGCTCTGGAAGCATATCAAAGATTACGTTAGAGGAATTAAGGCGCTTTATGAAAGGGAAGGAAGTTTTCCGGACTTTTTCACTGGCCATTACGCTGATGGTGGTTTGTCCGCTGCTATGCTGACACACGATCTCAAAATTCCTTTCTCTTTCACAGCCCATTCTTTGGGAGCTCAAAAAATGGATAAGCTGGGAGTTTCACGGGAAAACTTCAGGGAAATCGATAGGATTTACAGATTTTCATATCGCATACCTGCGGAAAGGATTTCTATGAAGTACTCAGTTGTGAACTTTGTGAGCACAAGCCAGGAACGTTTTGATCAGTATTCGCACCAGCTTTATAAAAACTGGGTAGATGTTTACGATGATAGCAAATTCGCCATAGCAAACCCCGGTGTCAATACAAGGATATTCAATCCCATGGCTTCAGAACTGGACCATGAAATAGCAGATAGATATAATTTTGTAGTTTCATCCTATGCGCCCAGCCGTATTGAAAACCCTGTAATAGTTAGTTCAAGCCGCCTTGATCGGAAGAAAAATGTTACGGGGTTGCTAAAAGCTTTCCTTTCAGATAGAGAATTAAACGAAAAGGCAAATCTCCTCATTGTAGTAAAAGGCGTTTCTAATGCATACAATGAGAGTTCGAAGGTTTCCGGTGAATCCGGCAAAATTTTGAGGGAACTCATAAAAATCGTTGACAGTTATCATGCGCGCGACAGAGTGTTTTTCATGGATATTTCCAGCCAAAAAGAGCTTGCAGCCCTTTACAGGATGGCAAGTTCGAAGATTGGTCTTTTCGCAATAGTCTCTCTCTATGAACCCTTTGGACTTGCTCCGCTTGAAGCCATGGCTTGCGGATTGCCAGCTGTCACCACTAAGAATGGTGGCCCTTCTGAATTTATGGTGAAGAGTGGTAACAAATATGGGATTTTGGTTGACCCCGAGGATATAATAGATATTGCAAGGGGATTAAAGAAGCTGATTTTTGATAAAGCTTTGAATAGGGAACTTTCGAAAAAAATAGTGGCCTATGTGGAAAAAAATTACAGCTGGAGAGCTACAGCACTAACTTACCTGAAAGTCATTGAGGAAAAGAGAGGTTTTACGCATGAAGTTCCTGAGATTCCCGCTTTTTTCCTCGGAAGGAGTGATCCACCATCACTTTTATGA
- a CDS encoding DeoR/GlpR family DNA-binding transcription regulator yields MFISGGIIIIFEERKNYIVEKLNKYGKIYSSSLAEELKISEVTVRSDLKKLENLGLLKRVHGGAISLKPHRYDPQFQEQIAVDVDEKKLIAEKAVQLVEKNDIIFIDSGSTTLFFTEKLLETPPLNLTVVTNSLYIINTVVQYPEIKLVVLGGYFQYSTMNFLDLEINPFFDRYHVNKAFMGINGLDESGYFSSTLLEAETKKLIVKASPEIYILASTSKLFKKSLVRIKGWSGTEVVITATKDENVMKRLKKCEQDGKFSII; encoded by the coding sequence ATTTTTATCTCAGGGGGGATAATTATCATATTCGAAGAGAGAAAGAACTATATCGTTGAAAAATTGAATAAATATGGCAAAATATATAGTTCATCGCTTGCAGAAGAACTAAAAATATCTGAAGTTACTGTGAGGTCAGACTTGAAAAAACTCGAAAACCTTGGGTTGTTGAAAAGGGTTCATGGCGGCGCCATCAGCCTTAAGCCCCACAGATATGATCCGCAGTTTCAGGAACAAATTGCCGTTGACGTTGATGAAAAAAAGTTAATCGCGGAAAAAGCAGTCCAGCTGGTCGAGAAAAATGACATTATTTTTATTGATTCGGGCAGCACTACTCTTTTTTTTACGGAAAAGCTTCTTGAAACTCCTCCTTTAAACCTGACTGTCGTTACAAATTCTCTGTACATTATCAACACTGTTGTGCAGTACCCCGAGATAAAGCTTGTAGTTCTTGGGGGCTACTTTCAATATAGCACAATGAACTTCCTGGATCTGGAAATCAACCCTTTTTTTGACAGATATCATGTAAACAAAGCTTTTATGGGTATAAATGGGCTCGATGAGAGCGGCTATTTTTCTTCCACTTTGCTGGAAGCTGAAACAAAGAAGCTAATTGTAAAAGCGTCACCTGAGATATATATTCTTGCAAGTACTTCAAAGCTCTTTAAGAAATCTTTAGTTCGCATAAAGGGATGGTCAGGTACAGAAGTAGTAATCACGGCCACGAAAGATGAAAATGTAATGAAACGACTCAAAAAATGCGAACAGGATGGTAAGTTTTCAATTATATAA
- a CDS encoding carbohydrate ABC transporter permease encodes MAKMFYEKKRGFKYAFIFLLPGLVLLITFIIIPFLSAFYLSFTNQRLISRLPTRFIGLDNYKKILGDDLFWKGLLNIFKFVIIVVPVQTAFALGLALLVNKRIKFTKIFRTVYFMPTVTTMVVVAVIWTFLYNPEGLINLFLQKISFGSWQTVDFIKNENWAFPAIMFMSIWQGVGFQMLIFLAGLQEIPISLYEAATIDGANNWQKFMKITLPQLKNTTAFVIISTTILAFRLFDQVKVMTDGGPNGATYTVVLHIYNMGFKRQYIGYASALTVVFFLLVLAISIIQRFLLKEEREVS; translated from the coding sequence ATGGCAAAAATGTTTTATGAGAAAAAGCGGGGATTTAAGTATGCCTTTATTTTTCTCTTACCGGGGCTTGTATTATTAATCACATTCATCATTATCCCATTTCTTTCGGCGTTTTATTTATCCTTTACAAACCAGAGGTTGATAAGCAGACTACCGACAAGATTTATCGGACTGGATAACTACAAGAAAATTTTGGGAGATGATCTCTTCTGGAAAGGGCTGCTTAACATTTTTAAGTTCGTAATCATTGTTGTCCCTGTTCAGACAGCATTTGCTCTTGGTTTAGCCTTGCTTGTAAATAAACGCATAAAGTTCACCAAAATTTTCAGGACGGTATATTTTATGCCTACTGTTACCACTATGGTTGTTGTCGCCGTTATCTGGACTTTTCTTTACAATCCCGAAGGGCTTATAAACCTATTCCTTCAAAAGATCAGCTTTGGAAGCTGGCAAACTGTTGACTTCATAAAAAATGAGAACTGGGCCTTTCCTGCAATTATGTTTATGTCGATATGGCAGGGCGTAGGATTCCAGATGCTCATTTTTCTTGCGGGGTTGCAGGAAATCCCCATATCTCTTTATGAAGCAGCAACGATTGACGGTGCAAATAACTGGCAAAAGTTCATGAAAATAACGCTACCGCAGCTAAAAAACACCACAGCCTTTGTTATTATTTCAACAACTATATTGGCGTTCAGACTCTTTGACCAGGTGAAAGTAATGACGGACGGCGGGCCTAATGGCGCAACATACACTGTTGTACTTCACATATATAACATGGGGTTCAAAAGGCAATATATAGGTTATGCATCAGCATTGACTGTTGTGTTCTTCTTGCTTGTTCTTGCTATCTCTATAATTCAGCGTTTTTTGCTCAAAGAAGAAAGAGAGGTGTCATGA
- a CDS encoding carbohydrate kinase family protein, producing the protein MKKILIVGELLVDMISEEYASDLSKVRKFERSFAGSPGNLAANLQGLGIEAILLAALGNDPFGKGYLKWLNSIHVNTSYISVVNHHTSMVFVTKSRGTPQFMPVRGADYHLSIPHNLDELFNDVYFLHFTSWPVSRKPARTTVKKLLELARDKGIYICLDPNYSPVLWKEPKAKSVKIMLEFMNNVYLAKPSLDDSERIFGKLSAEKYLELYHSFGVKNVLLTLGAEGVLISDGKCKEALPSLTERVVDTTGAGDAFWSGLYCGLLKGLDIFEAAKLGNAAAAFRIENENKSLPIPEYEKLIELLSERG; encoded by the coding sequence ATGAAAAAGATTCTGATTGTAGGTGAATTACTTGTTGACATGATTTCCGAAGAATATGCATCCGATCTTTCTAAGGTAAGGAAATTTGAGAGATCTTTTGCTGGTTCTCCGGGAAATCTCGCAGCTAATCTCCAGGGTCTTGGCATTGAAGCAATTTTGCTGGCAGCTCTGGGAAATGATCCCTTTGGCAAGGGATACCTTAAATGGCTAAATTCAATTCATGTGAACACTTCCTATATTTCAGTAGTCAATCATCATACGAGCATGGTATTCGTTACCAAATCCAGGGGGACTCCCCAATTCATGCCTGTACGGGGAGCTGATTATCATCTCTCAATTCCTCATAATTTAGATGAACTCTTTAATGATGTTTACTTTTTGCATTTTACAAGCTGGCCCGTATCAAGAAAGCCTGCACGAACGACAGTGAAAAAGCTTTTAGAACTTGCACGCGACAAAGGTATATATATTTGTCTTGACCCAAATTACAGTCCCGTTCTCTGGAAAGAGCCAAAAGCAAAAAGCGTGAAAATAATGCTGGAATTTATGAATAATGTTTATCTTGCCAAACCATCGCTTGACGATTCTGAAAGGATTTTTGGAAAGCTTTCAGCAGAAAAGTATTTGGAGTTATACCATAGTTTTGGAGTAAAAAATGTATTGTTGACCCTTGGAGCTGAAGGAGTGCTCATTTCAGATGGCAAATGCAAAGAAGCTTTGCCTTCATTGACAGAGAGGGTGGTTGATACTACTGGTGCCGGGGATGCTTTCTGGAGTGGTCTATATTGTGGTCTGTTAAAAGGCCTTGACATTTTTGAAGCGGCAAAACTCGGCAATGCCGCAGCAGCTTTTCGCATTGAAAATGAAAACAAATCTTTACCCATTCCAGAGTACGAGAAGTTGATTGAACTATTATCAGAAAGAGGGTAA